TGTAAAACAGTTGGCTCCCACGTACAatttcccccccacatcccccttggAGACACCAGCAATTCCCAGAGGGCACAAGTCCTGCCCAGCCAGGAGCAGACTCAtgtccccctccaccaccaccccctgccccatcagTCATTCTTAGCAAGCCCCTTTTCCACCCCGTGTCTGTTGCTGCTTCCTGTCAGAGTCCGGCTGCACCCGGTGCCCATGGCTGTGGCACACAGCTTCACCTGCCTTGGCCTTGCTGCCAGTGATCTTGGCTGGGGTAACCCTGGGTTGTGCAGCCAGACTTCTTGCACCCCGAGGAGAGGACGACACAGGGGCTCGCGCCCCAGGACTCTGCAACCCTGTCACAAGCTGACTGAGACCCGTGGGGAAGTGGCCAGCACACAGCGCTTCCGTGCTCCTCCTGGGACTCCTGGAAGAGAAAGAAACGTCAGCCTGCCCTCCCCACAGCCTAAGGGACGCAGCTTCCAGAACAGACCCCACCCTCTACCGGATGGGTCCAGAACTGCTCTGCTGTGCAACAGGCCCTATCGCACCAACAGCTCATGGAGATTCTCCTCATGCCTAGTGGCAGCTGAGTGGTCATGAGTTTCCCTAGACTGTCAGCTCCTTGTAACAAGgactatttgtacagcacctagcacagaggtgggcaaactgagCTCTCAGCCAGGGAGGCtaacccctgacccctccccaacAGCCATGCTGCCACACAGGGAGCGCTCTGGCCCGCCACTCCTGCCAGGCTTTCCAAGaagccagtcctgctgctctgagcgtcATGGTAAGAGGGTGGGGAGCggtggggttggataaggggtaggggatcttgggggggcagtcaggggacagggagcagttgcatagggggtggagtcccaggggggtggtcaggggacagggagcagagggcagttagataggtgtgggagtcccagaggGCCTGTCagagggcgggggtgtggataggggtcagggcagtcaggggacagggagcagggctggatagggggcagtcaagggacaaggagcagggggggttagatgggtcaggggttcgagtgggcagttgggggctgggaagtgggagggggcgggggccaggctgtttggggaggcacagccttccctacccagccctggCCTAGCGCGAAGGAGCACTGGTCCACATCTGGGGCTCTGCGCCTACTAAATAACGAATAGGTCACTGCAATGCCAAATGGCTGCTGCTCAGCTCAAGgtggagcactgcatgctgggagtcCGTTTCCCTGGGCTGTATCTCCCTGTTCGAGGCAAGGCGTCAGGCTGTATTGTAGGATAGGTCTAGCAGGAGCAGCCCATGGCATGGGCCCTCCGTCCCGTAGTTACCTGAGGCctggagagctgcaggggctcttggcaggagagaagggaaaggcaggcagggagcgacGCTGGCGTGAGAGGTAGCCTTTGGGCAGATCCTGGGGCAGCGCCACATCCAGGCGCTCCAGGGGCAGAGCCATCTCTGAGCATGGAGAGACAGGGATGTGTCAGCCCAGGGCCACCATGGGACAGTGCCCTAAAGCCAGTGCGCTTGCCCTGGCCCTGGCGCAAGTCCTGCCACCAACGCCACCAGCCTTTTGGTCAGAGCGCTGGGCAAGAGGCACCTCCCTGGTGGGTGAAGGAAAAAGGTAGAGGCTCAAGTCACCTATGAAACCAGAGTGTCTGGGAATCCAGACCCTCTGCACCAAGTCAGAGTGAAAGGAGGCTCATGTGACACCATGCCCCAGGCActgtgcctggccaggggcaggaaagcacaTGGTGCCCCAGGCGAAGGTGGTGAGCTGTGCCGGGCTGGGGCCCTGGTGAAACCACAGGTCACAGTCTGATGCGAGCAACACCGCAGAGTCCAGCTAGACAGAGCATCATGGTCATCTTCAACTGAGACATTTCTAAGCTTCTCCTTGGGGGTtgcctgggactcaggacacctgggttctcttcctggctctatGATCCGGGGCAACTCACTTCACCTCTGAGCTGCTgggtctcttcccacccctggtCTGCCTAGGCTGGGAGCTCTCGGGGCAGGGCCCGTCTCTCTTTGGGCCCAGATCTTGATGGGCACTTGGGGACACAGGGTCCCTAAGAGGTGAGCTCTGCTCATCCTCACAGGCAATACAGGATCCACTGGGCCCCAGCAGGGTCAAGGCCCAACTTCCCCTCCATCTCCAGGCCCTCCCCATTCCAGCACACTTCCCCCTCGAGGCCTTACCACTCCGGATCCGgctcagctctggccccagcagcttCCCATCCAGGCTCAGCAGGACATATTTCTCCACCTTGATCTCTGGGCTCAGCTGATCCAcagtccgcaggttcggccgctCCATCGCCTCCACTCGCGGCGCGGCCAGGTGCTCCGAGCGCAGAGCATGCACCACGTTCATCTTCGgcttggagagagagagcaggagggTGGAACGGGCCAGCACGGCTCCCCTTAGATCATATCCCCACCCTCAGGGTAGAGCCAGTAGCTAGCACCCTTCAAAATACCCCAGGGAGAAGGTCTATGAGCCGGCATGCGAGTGGGGTGACCCCCGCTGTGCCACTGCCACCTGCGGGGGCTGCAGGTGTTGGGTCTTTTGCTCTTtacccagctcccaccccctctgcagaAGCCGCAAAGGCACCACTGAGACCCAACTACCCGTGTTTATGGGGATCCAAGGCCTGGCCACGTACGTCCTACTGTGCCAgctggcctaggaaagcccctAAGACACTCAGCCCCACTAGTGGGCTCACAAGCTATTTAAAGAGATGTTCTACTAATCCTACGTGGCACCCAGACCCACGCGAGCAGCGGCGTGCTCTTTTAGCTCTGGCGTTCAGATCCTGAGCTCACAGGTTTGATCCCTGCTGCCAACCACCCACCCAGGAACACAGCATTACACACACCCCATTGGTGGGAACCCTTGCGGAGATCCTGCTGCTGTCTGGGCTACACAAGGCCTTCAGGATGGCATTCAGCCCCCACGGCAATTAGTTTCTAGCCCTACCCAAGTGACCCAGAAGCAATGCATGGGGCTAGCCGCCTACACGGTCTGAGGCGGCATCAGGGCATGCCCTCACACCCCCGAGAGGCTCAGACAGCAATCAGGGCCCCCCCCTCatgccacaccctgccccaacAACCTCTGTCTACATAGGGATGACCCCATTGGAGGGGACCAAGTCCCAGAGAAGCTCCACGACTTGCCCAGTCACACggactcagtggcagagctgggattagaacccagatctccagtgTCCTGGTCCCATTCGCCTCCAGCTGGGCTCGTCACCCCCACCCACCTTGTGTTCTGGCAGCTTCGCTCCCTAATTGCTCAGCCCTTCTGGAAAAGCAGCTCAGGGTTTCTGGTCTGAGAGCTACCTCACTCTGCATACTCAGCAGGACTTTGATAACCCTCCACCAGTGCTCCAtgctcaccccaccccctttgccCAGCAGCCGCAGAATTGCAGGTGCTCTGATCCTGGCCAGATTGTACCTGGTTTGTATTTCACACCAGCTCAGTTCAATACAGACACGGCAGCTTTCCTCTGCCCTGTACCTGCCAGGCAAGGTCAGACCGTTGGTCCAGCTAGCCTTACATCCTGCCTTTGGTGCTCGCTGCCTGATATTCCCTCCTTCCTACCAATATGACATATTCAACGCTGCAGTGCTCACGAGGCGCATAATGGAGCTAGCCAACTGTGCAGCGCTGGAGAGGAAGAAGCCTCGAGGGACCGTGATGCCCCACACGGTGGGCGATTTAACCCACTCATCATCCAGAGGCCACGGTTTCACTTGAAAACGCACCCCTTTGGCAGACACCGAattgctgtgcaggggagaacACGGTGTTCCAaaaggacaagaaaaaaaaaaagcattgatttTTGTTGCTTGCAGATGCAGAGAGGTATTACCGGGGCTGAACGGGCAGAATGATTGAATGGAGAGGTGACAAGGGAGCCCATGAAAATAAGTGATGGGCCAGCAACAGCTAatgatttttctcttttccccacctCTGGCTTTCTGGGTAGAACTAATTAAATCCCTCACCAGCTTCAATCTATTACCCAGATTTCCAGCTGGGGTTTGCGCAGGCAGTTGGCTGTTTGCTACGGAGACAGCCCTCAATTTGTTTCCAGTCGGGAGCAAACGCAGGGGAGCTCAGTCCAGCAAATGGGCCAGGCTTCGCCTACAGATTCTTGCTGTGCCCTGCTAGGAAACCATTTGAAAGGCCAGGGCTCAGCCTGCAAGGAAGGATGAGCTCATGCTCAACATGAACTCTGGTGATAGGGGTTGGATTCCTGGTTCGGCCATAGACTCCCTGGAGCACCTCACATCagctgagtgcctcagtttccccaggatGGTTCCTTGTTTAGTCAGGCTCTAAGCCTCAGTCTCTCATTAGGTATCTGTAGCACCCCTAGCACACAGGGCCCTCTAGCATACAGAGGCTGCACATTgtttccataacctccctagaaatgcacccctccccccccacacacccccaaagcACAGTCAGTCAGAATCTTTGTGTTCTGTAGCCATGGAGGCAGCCTGGCACTGCTGGGCTATGGAGTCTGTGCCTTTCCGGGGTGGTGGGAGAAAGGTGCTGGATTTATCTCCTTGCAGGCCCACAGCCTCTCTAACGATAGAACAGATACAGCATGAACAGGGCTTGCACCCCCTGAATAACACCCAGCCCCCTTTGCTTGCAAAGCTGGTCTGTCCCAAGGTTTGCTACTCACACCACACCCCATATCCAGGCCC
The genomic region above belongs to Malaclemys terrapin pileata isolate rMalTer1 chromosome 23, rMalTer1.hap1, whole genome shotgun sequence and contains:
- the LOC128828478 gene encoding uncharacterized protein LOC128828478 → MGSLVTSPFNHSARSAPPKMNVVHALRSEHLAAPRVEAMERPNLRTVDQLSPEIKVEKYVLLSLDGKLLGPELSRIRSEMALPLERLDVALPQDLPKGYLSRQRRSLPAFPFSPAKSPCSSPGLRSPRRSTEALCAGHFPTGLSQLVTGLQSPGARAPVSSSPRGARSLAAQPRVTPAKITGSKAKAGEAVCHSHGHRVQPDSDRKQQQTRGGKGAC